In Aptenodytes patagonicus chromosome 22, bAptPat1.pri.cur, whole genome shotgun sequence, one DNA window encodes the following:
- the GUCA1A gene encoding guanylyl cyclase-activating protein 1 — MGNLDGKAVEELSATESHQWYKKFMSECPSGQLTLYEFKQFFGLKNLSLAANKYVEEMFETFDFNKDGYIDFMEYVAALSLVLKGKVDQKLRWYFKLYDVDGNGCIDRGELLNIIKAIRAINQCNETMTAEEFTNMVFDKIDINGDGELSLEEFMEGVQKDELLLNTLTRSLDLTHIVRLIQNDGKNPHKPEQAAEAAQ; from the exons ATGGGGAACTTGGATGGGAAAGCCGTGGAGGAGCTGAGCGCTACCGAGAGCCACCAGTGGTATAAGAAGTTCATGTCGGAGTGTCCTTCTGGCCAGCTCACCCTGTATGAGTTCAAACAGTTTTTTGGCTTGAAAAACCTGAGTCTGGCAGCGAACAAATACGTTGAGGAAATGTTTGAGACGTTTGACTTTAATAAG GATGGCTACATAGATTTTATGGAGTATGTGGCAGCTCTGAGTCTGGTCCTGAAAGGGAAGGTGGATCAGAAGCTGCGATGGTATTTCAAGCTCTACGATGTGGACGGGAATGGCTGCATTGACCGGGGAGAGTTGCTGAACATCATCAAA GCTATTCGAGCTATCAACCAGTGCAACGAAACAATGACGGCTGAGGAATTCACAAACATGGTGTTTGACAAAATTGATATAAACGGAGATG GCGAGCTCTCCTTGGAAGAGTTCATGGAGGGTGTGCAAAAGGATGAGCTGCTGCTCAATACCCTCACCCGCAGCCTGGACCTGACGCACATCGTCCGGTTGATCCAGAATGACGGGAAGAACCCGCACAAGCCGGAGCAGGCAGCGGAGGCTGCCCAGTAG